The proteins below are encoded in one region of Castor canadensis chromosome 6, mCasCan1.hap1v2, whole genome shotgun sequence:
- the Zkscan1 gene encoding zinc finger protein with KRAB and SCAN domains 1 isoform X3, with protein MTKVVGMATVLGPRPAQEQVGPVTLKVEEEEEKGKCRPSLEMFRQRFRQFGYHDTPGPREALSQLRVLCCEWLRPEIHTKEQILELLVLEQFLTILPRELQAWVQEHCPESAEEAVTLLEDLEQELDEPGLQISTPSKEQKQVWEKMSSSGMAKESRNSAQAQPVDSSPKYESWGPLYIQETGEEQDFTPDPRKVQGYKSNPLNEDSADEQKSSEEESCADGLKMDIIPVIIANKCEARSERQWINLEKERGAKAQDTGSKKGSQSVPTKPTPGERRYICAECGKAFSNSSNLTKHRRTHTGEKPYVCTKCGKAFSHSSNLTLHYRTHLVDRPYDCKCGKAFGQSSDLLKHQRMHTEEAPYQCKDCGKAFSGKGSLIRHYRIHTGEKPYQCNECGKSFSQHAGLSSHQRLHTGEKPYKCKECGKAFNHSSNFNKHHRIHTGEKPYWCNQCGKSFCSKSNLSKHQRVHTGEGEVL; from the exons ATGACCAAGGTGGTGGGCATGGCCACAGTTCTGGGCCCCAGGCCGGCTCAAGAACAGGTGGGGCCTGTCACTCTGAAAGtcgaggaggaggaagagaaaggaaaatgccgTCCTAGCCTGGAGATGTTCCGCCAGCGCTTCAGGCAGTTTGGGTACCATGACACCCCTGGTCCCCGAGAGGCCCTGAGCCAGCTCCGGGTGCTCTGCTGTGAGTGGCTGAGGCCCGAGATCCACACCAAGGAGCAGATTCTGGAGTTACTGGTGCTAGAGCAGTTCTTGACCATCCTGCCCCGGGAGCTCCAGGCCTGGGTGCAGGAGCACTGCCCAGAAAGCGCAGAAGAGGCTGTCACTCTCCTGGAAGACCTGGAGCAAGAACTGGATGAACCAGGACTGCAG ATCTCAACTCCTTCAAAGGAACAGAAGCAGGTGTGGGAGAAGATGTCATCTTCAGGAATGGCAAAAGAATCCCGGAACAGTGCACAGGCACAGCCTGTGGACAGCAGTCCCAAATATGAGTCTTGGGGGCCTCTGTACATTCAAGAGACGGGTGAGGAACAGGATTTCACTCCAGACCCAAGAAAGGTTCAAG GTTATAAATCGAATCCCCTGAATGAGGATTCAGCAGATGAACAGAAAAGTTCCGAAGAAGAGTCTTGTGCAGATGGACTCAAAATGGACATCATTCCTGTGATTATTGCCAATAAGTGTGAGGCCAGGTCAGAAAGGCAgtggataaaccttgaaaagGAAAGAGGAGCAAAAGCCCAAGACACAGGTTCCAAAAAAGGGTCACAGTCAGTTCCTACTAAACCCACCCCAGGAGAGAGACGTTATATATGTGCTGAGTGTGGAAAGGCCTTTAGTAATAGCTCCAACCTTACTAAACACCGGAGAAcacacactggggagaagccttaTGTGTGCACCAAGTGTGGGAAGGCTTTCAGCCACAGCTCAAACCTTACTCTTCATTACAGAACGCACTTGGTGGACCGACCCTATGACTGtaagtgtgggaaagcctttgggCAGAGCTCAGACCTCCTTAAACATCAGAGAATGCACACTGAGGAGGCACCCTATCAGTGTAAAGATTGCGGGAAGGCTTTCAGTGGAAAAGGCAGCCTTATCCGACACTATCGCATCcatactggggagaagccctatcagtgtaatgAGTGTGGGAAGAGCTTTAGTCAGCACGCAGGTCTCAGCTCACATCAGCGCCTCCATACAGGAGAAAAGCCCTATAAATGTAaggagtgtgggaaagccttcaacCACAGCTCAAATTTCAATAAACATCATAGAATCCATACCGGGGAAAAGCCCTACTGGTGCAATCAGTGTGGAAAAAGCTTCTGTAGCAAGTCAAATCTTTCCAAACACCAGAGAGTCCACACTGGGGAGGGAGAAGTGCTGTAA